AAAATCCTAAAATTTTAGTTTCCCCTCAAACAAAAATTTTTCATCGCCTTGTCACGAAGCCTTATGACCACACGCAGCGTGTGAGCCGAAAATATAGCCAAAGACAAGTTGAAAAAATCGCTCAAGCTGCCTTTGGGCAAGATTTTGCGATCCGCACCATGAAAGAAGTTTATTTGCCTGTTTATCGGATAGAAGTGGCCAACCCGGATGGATCTACCATGACTTCCTATTGGAACGCGTTGACAGGGCAGCAACTCGAAGCCTCTTATTTGGCAGATATCATTTAAAAATTTGCAAGGATGAATTCTCTCAAAGATTCCTCGGCCATTTCGCTGGCATGCCGGCTGGCTTCAATGCCACCTCTGAAAATAATTAAAGTGGGAATATTTTCCACTCCGTATTGTTCTACGAGACTCCAAGACGTATCAATATCGACTTTGTAAAATGTCACGCTTTCTTGCATATCTTGAGCGACTTTTGTAAAAATAGGCTCGAAAGCTTGACAAGAGCCGCACCAGTGGGCAAAAAACTCCACTACCACGTATCCCTTCTCAATTTTGATGGAAAAGTTTTGTTCGCCAATTTCTTCAATAGGGCTTATCGTTTTTCCTTCGACGCTAAATGCCTTGGGGGAAATGTCGCTTGCAAAGTTGACCGTTCCTATCATTAAGAATAAAGCCAAAAAAAAGCCCCTAGCATGCATTTGCTTTCCTTTTTAAAGAGAGCGTTTTATCTCAAGTTATTCGGGTAGATTTAAAGCAGAAACTCGCGCGACAATGGCTTCTTTAAGTTCCGCTATTCCCAATTTTTCCGTGGCAGAAATCTCAAATAAATTATTTGAAGGTAGGGAATATTCCTGGTGGAATTTTTGTAGGTGTTCTTCCGATTCTACCGTATCGATTTTGTTGAGGATCACCAAGTAAGGTCTTTTCAAAAGTTCTGGATTGTAAGCTTCTAATTCTTGGCGAAGCACGCGGTAGTCATCGACAGGATTGCGTCCATCAATTCCTGAGGCATCTAGGACAAAAAGCAAGAGTTTAGTGCGCTCGATGTGGCGCAAAAATTCAAAGCCCAAGCCTCGGTTTGCATGTGCGTTTTCAATAATTCCCGGAATATCCGCAATAAAGATGCGTTTATAATCGGGAAGCTGGATGTAGCCGATATTAGGGTGTAAAGTAGTAAAGGGATAGGGCGCGATTTTTACGCGCAAGAAAGTAAGAGTAGAGATTAGAGTGGATTTACCTGCATTGGGATATCCGACTAACCCGACATCCGCAATTAATTTTAGCTCAAATTCAATTTCGCAGGCCTCACCTTTTTGCCCTTCTGTGCAAATATTCGGAGCGCGATTGGTGGGCGTTTTAAAGCTGTCATTGCCTCGTCCCCCTTTTCCTCCTTTGCATAACACAATTTTTTGCCCATTTTCTTTGAGGTCGTGCAAAACTTCGCCCGTTTGAATATCTTTTACAAGCGTTCCACAGGGGACCTTAAGAATGAGGTCCTGCCCGTTTCTTCCTTTTCGGCAGTTTGCGCCCCCTTGTACCCCGTTTTCTGCTTTTAGGATGCGTCGATTGCGAAACCATTCAAGAGAGGATAATTGAATGTCGGCTTCTAAAATAACAGAACCTCCATTGCCGCCGTTACCGCCGCAAGGTCCTCCTTTGGGGATATACTTTTCTCTGCGCCAAGCAATAACGCCGTTGCCACCTTTGCCTGCAGAAATATTGACAACAACACGATCAAAAAACATAAGGGTATAGTTCCTTGTATAAATTAAATTTAATCCTGCAATGGGAAGAGTGGAAAAGGACAATAAAAAGAGGGGAGTGAGCATAATCACAGAGTTCAGCGGTGATCATGGACGCTGCCCTCTGTGATTGAGCCTGTTCTTAGGCGCCTGTTTCGATAGAAACAAACGTTTTATAAGTCTTCCGAAATGTCACAATGCCATCGGCAAGTGCAAATAAAGAGTCGTCTTTAGCACGCGCCACGTTTTTGCATGGATGCCATTTTGTTCCTCTTTGTCTAACTAGGATGCTGCCTGCTTTAACTAGCTGACCAGATCCCACTTTAACTCCAAGACGCTTTGAATGTGAGTCGCGTCCGTTACGGGTTGACCCCTGACCTTTCTTATGTGCCATGTTTTCCTCCGTTAAACTGCTGCAATCTGGGTAATGCGAATGCGTGCATATTTTTGTCTATGCCCAAATTTTCTTCTCTGGTTTTGGCGCGGTTTGTATTTAACACTTACCACTTTTTCACCCAATACAGTTTCAAGGTATTCCCCTTTCACAACGTAATTGGGAACGTGTGGTTGGCCAACCGTTGTAGAAGCGCCATCGTTTACGAGCAAAACTTCTCGAAATTCTACAACACTTCCTGGAGTTGCGTCGAGCAGTTCAACATCGATTGTAGCGTCTTTGGCAACTCGATATTGTTTCCCGCCGGTTTTAATAATTGCGTACATTTTGATCTCCCTACAGTCTTCGACCGATTTTGAATAGAAGCTCAGTTACCTCTGGGCAAAAAAATCGCCTATTTTTTTGGATATTTCCTTCGGAATATAAATGAGCCTTTTAAACATAATGCTACACTATAGCTGAAATCTCGTTTGAAATCAATCATAAAATCGGTCTAATTTTAAGCATAAAGCTTTAAGTAGAAAAATCAAAAAAGCACGCCATTGAGGAATACTGTCCTTTTAACACTACGGCTTAATTGTGTTAGGTTCTATGGGAGATAAAGGAAAAAATAATTAAGCCAAATTAAAAAATCTTGTGATCTAGCGCTAAATTGGGCTAGGAGATTAAAGGGACGAGAGGAAGGCAGGAGGCCGTGGGTTTAGTTGTAACCTGGGCTTTCTTCACCGGCTAATTTGGGGATCGATGGACCAAATAAACAACAGGAAATAGGGGGGGCAGGCGCTTTAAGGAAACCTTGGCTCAGGGCAATAAGAGATTTTGAGTAGTTAAAAAAAAAGCAGAAAAAGCTGAAGCTTTTTCTGCAAATGTGGCCAGAACTGGAATCGAACCAGCGACACAAGGATTTTCAGTCCTCTGCTCTACCGACTGAGCTATCTGGCCGGATAGAAGGAAAAACATAGTCGAATTGCAATTATTCTGCAATCCCTTAATTGTGTTTTATTTGGCAACTTTCATGCATCCTTTTAATAGACAATGACATACAAATTAAAGCCCAGATGCTATTTTATCTCCTTTAGGAGGAACTTTTGCAGGTTTTGACAAACTTTGGAGGTCAATCATATCTTTCAAAATATTGAGCCCTTCCACCAATTGAAGATCTTTTGCATTAATGGGCGGTATTTTGCTATCAGAAGACAAAGTGGTCACTTTCGAAAGGTCATCTTGGTTGGTCAAAAATTTTTGGTATTGGGAGTTATGGGCCAATCGTTGGGCACTATTTTTTCTCAAAACAGGGAGCATGGCACGCCAGGTGCGGATTTTATGTTGCAAGGTCGGAGAGTAATAGCGCAAATACCATGGCTTTAAATTGGGATCGATGTCTTCTAAAAGATCGTCGTACACAGAGGAGATCGTATCCTGTGTGAGGGGGTGTTCAAGAAATTCTTCCCCGATGTTTTCTTGACTGAATTGGCTGGGAACAAGGATGTCTGCTTTAACTCCTTGAATCTGAGGGGTTTTCCCCGATACTGTGTAGTATTTCCCTACCGTAACCTTAAAATAAGAAGAGCCTTTATTATCGGTGACCGTTTGGCTTTGAATGGTGCCTTTTCCATAAGTTTGTTCATCTCCCACGACAAGCGCCACCCCATAATCTTGCAAGGCTTGAGCGACAATTTCAGCAGCTGAAGCTGTAGCTTTGGAAGTCAGCACGATTAAAGGGCCATTGTAATAAGTTTTCCCATCCATGTCGCGATAAAAGCGTTCTTCTCCGCTTGAATACTTAGAAATGACGACCACCCCATTGGTAATAAAAAGGCCTGCGACTTTGACTGCTTGGTTTAAAAAACCGCCGCTATTTTCCCTTAAATCTAAGATAAGTCCTCGTAATTTCCCTTGTTGGGAAAGTTGATTCAAAGCGTTTCGCATATCGTGTTCGCTGTTGATTCCATGAATCCCTTGATAAAACGAATTTAAGGAGATGACCCCGATGATTCCATCCTTGACAGCTTCATAAGAAGTTTCCGCTCTTCCTTCGTCAATGGAAATCGCCTCGCTCGTTAGAGTAACAGGGTATACAGAGCTGATGTAATTGTTATCGGGGGAAGCAGGTTTCTTTAAAACCATTGAAATGGCGGTCCCCGGTTTAGCTTGTAGGCTATGCATCACTTGATCATAGGATTGATTGGCTATTTCTTTGCCATTAATTTTGATAATTTGGTCATCTAGCTGAATCTGTCCGTGCTTGGCTGCTGGGCTATTTGGAATAATGCGAGCCACAATCATGCCGTCTTCTGTTTCTTGAGGCACAAGGCCGACCCCAATGACCCCTTTTTCAAGACGCATTTTCATCTCATAAGCTTCAGCCGCATCATAAAAGGTGGTATGGGCATCTAGGCTACGGGATAAGGCTTTTAAAATATGCGTGACCAGAAGATTTTCTCTCTCGGCTTTTGTAAGATCTCGGCCAGTCGTAGTTTGAAATAAATACTTTTCTTCTTTTTCTCGTAACTTGCTTTCATAGAAGGCGAGCACAGCTTTTTCATTTTTCTGAACTTTAGCCGCTCCATAATGATGGATTTCGCTGTTAATAAAGCGGATGATATCTTGCTTTAGGCGATTAGCCAACTCCTCTACCCCTTGGGCAAAAGAACGCTTTAGATCGGGATCTTCCCATTCGCTTTTAGCCTCTTCTGTATGTTGATAGAGAAAGAGTTGTTTGGGATTTTCCATAAGATTTTGGCGGATCTTTCGAGCCCTTAGAATAGAGCTTTGAATGACTGCATTTAGGCGGTAATAAGCGCTGAAATCATTTTTATAATAGTTTTGTAAAAATTGCTGGGACTGTTTATCGCTGAGGTTTAAAAAAGGATTGCTCTCTGAGCCAAGTAGATAAACCCGATCTGGGTCAAATTGATCGATATAGACTTTAAAGGAAGCTTTAAGGATTTGCTCAGACATTTTCTTTTGAGAAACATGCTGTTGCAAAATATTTTGCATGACTTTATTGACATCTGTTGCTTGAAGAAGCTCATGGTCGGTAGAAAAGAGGGGGGAGGAAACAAAAATAAGCAGCAAAAAAAATCGGGTGTAAATCGGCATATAAACCCTCCGGGATTGAGATATCGCTATTCTTATTTTATAAATAATTCTTTTAATAAAAACAATTATCTAATGTTTATATTTCAAACTAATTTAAAAGAAGGGCCAAATGAAATTATTTCATCTTCTAAAGCAATGATTTATGCTAGGCGAAGAAATCATTCTCAGCTATGCTGATTGTTTGGTTTGTAGGGAGAGAATCACCGTGAGTCAAGAAACATTTGAATTTGAGAACTTCACTGGATCTTTGGAATTTCTTTTACACTTAATTCAAAAAAACGAAATAGACATTTGTGAAATTTCGCTACGTCATATGACCTCCCAGTATTTAGGAAAAGTGAAGGATTGGCAAGATACCCAAATTGATCGAGGAACAGATTTTATTGCGACCGCAGCTTCTTTACTATGGATGAAAAGTAAAACGCTCTTGCCTAAACATGAGCAAGCTGAGGAAGAAATTCTTGAAATCGAAGATCCCCACTTTGAAATCATCCACCATCTCGTGGACTATTGCCGTTTTAAAGAGGCAGCAAAAGAGCTGGTGGAAAGAGGAGAAGCCCAACATGCTTATTCTCGTGGGGCAGAGCCCTCAGAAGTAAAAAAAGGGATGGGATTAGCTCACCTTTCCTTAACAGATTTAGCTGCTCTCTTTCAGCAAGCATTAACCAAATTCTCAGCCCAAACCAAAGTTGTACAAGAAGAAGTTTGGCGTGTTTCGGATAAAATTCGGTATTTGCGCATTCAACTAAAAGAGGTCGCCCGCTTTTTGTTAGGAGATCTTCTCGCATGTGCGCGTTCCCGAGAGGAGTTAATCGTCACTTTTTTAGCGGTATTAGAACTCATGAAGCTAGGAGAACTAGCCGTTTTTAAAGAAGTGGAAACAAATTTAATTATTATGAGCTCACCTTCATCAACCCCAGATGTACATTGACTTATGACGAATGAAATTAATTTATTCGAACCCACCCTAGAAAAAACCTGCATAGCTCCTATTACCCCGCGAGCAGAAGCTGCAAAAGCTGCTGAAGATAAATACGATCGGGAGCAGCAGTTGCACATGCGCAGGAAAATTAAGCAGATTGTAGAGGCTTTATTATTTGCCTCAAGTGAGGCCATCTCTTTTAATAAGATGAGAGAGGTTTTGGAGAGTTTTTATCCTATAAAGCCTCGGATGCTGAGGGAAATTATCGAACAACTTCAAGAAGAGTATATTTCCCAGGGAAGGGCTTTTAGACTGGAGGAGATCGCCCAAGGGTTTGTTTTGCGCTCTTGTGAGGAATTTGCACCTTATATTCAAATGTTATTTCGGCATAAAAGATCGGAAAAACTCTCTCAAGCGGCTGCGGAGGTTTTAGCGATTATTGCTTACCGGCAACCGATTACACGGCCTCAAATTGATGCTATAAGGGGGGTCGATTCTTCAGGGACTCTTGTTAATTTGCTTGAAAGGGAACTGATCGAACCCGTAGGGAAATTAGAGGCGCCTGGACGGCCTACTTTATATGCAATCACGCAGCATTTTTTGACTTATTTTGGGTTACGCGATTTAAAAGATTTACCCCAATTGGATTTAGACGCAAAAAAATAAACGAGGGGTTGGATCTTCCATCGTCTTCCAGATTCGCTGCCTGTATCCTCCTGCAGGTAGGGGCCACTTATCCTTAGGTTTTGAATTCCCAGAAAGGATATTTCAGTTTGAACAATATTTTCTCTTAATCAAGTAAAGCCTATTCAAGGCTGTTCGAAAATGCGTTCCCTCCAGGCATTCGGCCGGTTTATCAGAAAGCTTAGGATTTTAAAACAGGCAAAAAGAAGCCTATCTATGATTGCACCTTTAGTTAATCTTTGTTGCGATGTTTTAAGTAAATGGTATAAAATAGGCTTAAAAATTTTTAAGAAATTTTCATGAATTTAATTTCCAACAATCCGCTTATTTATGCCATTGAGACCCGTAAGGCTTTTATATGGTCTCGATTGTTGAGAACTCCTTTTTGGGCGATTTATTCTCTTATCCCTTTTATTCTGTATCGCGATTTTCATGCTACTCCTCTGCAAATAGCAGCTGCGACAGCCATTAAACCCATGGCTTCTCTGCTTTCTGTTTATTGGAGCTTCTCCATCAATCAACGGAGAGATCGGTTGCGAGCCAATATTATTTGGGCAAATATTTTAAGCGTTTTACCTTTCTTTTTATTTCCATGGGTAAGCAGCCCTTGGTTAATTATCGCTGCATTTGGCTGGTTTATGTTTCTTCATCGAGGGGTGATGCCTGCATGGATGGAGGTCTTAAAGCTAACTCTGCCGGGCGTGTCGCGTGAGCGGCTCTTTGCGTATGGAACCACGATCGGGTATGTAGGAGATGCTTGTCTCCCATTCTTGATTGGGGGATTACTAGATGGATATGAGCAAGCATGGCGATGGATTTTCCCGTTGACAGCTTTTATTTCTTTAGCCTCGGTTATTTTCCTCTATCGAATTTCCGTTCCTCCTGAAAAAATAGGGAGGCCGTTGCAGCCGCCTGTTCCTATTACTAGAAAGTTAGCGGAGCCTTGGATTCATGCATGGTCGTTGGTTTGCCGGCGACCTGATTTTCGAGATTTTCAGATTGGATTTATGCTTGGAGGGGCGGGGCTGATGATTATGTCGCCGACTTTTCCTATATTCTTTATGGATATTCTCCACCTTTCTTACACTGAACTAGCCATCGCGGTTGCTTTTTGCAAGGGGGTAGGAGTGGCCATGACTTCCAGAATGTGGGCCGATTGGATGAATAAAGTGGATATCTACCGATTTAGCGCTTGCGTGACATTTATTGCGACGCTTTTTCCGCTTTGTTTGATTGCGGCTCAATGGCACATTGCTTGGTTGTATTTTGCTTATGTGATCTGGGGGGTTATGCAAGGAGGCAGTGAGCTGAGTTGGAATTTGTCGGGGCCTATCTTTTCTAAGGATGAGGATAGCTCTGCCTATAGCAATGTGGGTGTGTTAGCGGTTGGATTGCGTGGATGTATGGCACCTTCATTAGCTGCTATTTTATGTAGTTTGTTTAATCCCCTCTTTGTTTTATGCTTGGGCGGATTATTCTGTTTGGGCGCAACTGAAAGAATGTCTGTTTTCTCTCGCAAGTATTTTCATACGGCGCGAGAAAATTCTTAGGATTTTTGTGAAACGTAGCGCCACTCAAAGTATTTGCTGAGCTCTTCTACGATAGGGAAATGGGGGGGAGGCTCTGCAGCAGAGAAAAGTTGAATATCCTCCAATAATCGCTCTTTTAAACATTCATATATCCTGTCTTCTTCGCCGTTTTGAAGGGAATCTTTTTGTAGCTCGGCTTGAAAGGCAAGTGCCTGTCGATAAGTGGCCGCTTGAATTTTTTGGGCAAAGGTATCCAGGCAAGGGGGGGCGAAGTTTATGATCTCTGAGAATTCTTGCAAAATAATTGTGGCAGAGGGAACTGCCAGAAGGGGGCCTAGCACACCTATAAAGTCTAAAACCGCTTTTTCCATTTCCGTATCTGTTTTTTCTGCTTGAAAATGCACTTCTTTGGACTTGAGTGCAATTTCTCTTTCTAAAATCTGCTGGGCGGATTCTCGGGAATTGAAAACAAGTGTGCCATTTTCTATCCAAGCATTTTGCAAAGCTAAATAAGGCTTTGTGACAAATTGTTCCATCAGCAGGGAATAGCTCTCCGAAAGGCAATCAAAAGGAGTGGGGTGATTCTTCAGAGTGGCAAAATAATGTTTCACCTTTCTTTTTTTGAGCTCACATTCTAACAAGCTATTTAAAAGAGAGAGACTCAGGGATTCATGCAAAATTAAAAAAGTTTCAAGATGTTTCTCAAAAACTTTTTTTCGTAGGGAGTAAATTTGTTTTGCTTTCACAAGGCTAGCTGCCTCAAGCGTCAAACGATTGGCGGTCTCATGCTGGTTTTTTAAAATCAATGAGACAGTCGGAAGTAAATCTAACCGATGCGGACACTTAGGAATTAGCATTTCGCTCAAAGCCCATCCTGTGTATTGGGAAGCATGGGGAAAACCTGTCTGGGTGGGAGTCGAAGTCATAGAGAAGCTATTAGGGATAGGGATTCCTCGCCCAGTTCCTTGGGTGGGCTTGATGAATTGCCCTACAACCACATATTTCTCTCCAGGAAATGGGTTTATGACTTGCCTCATTTCTAAAATCCACTTTGCTCCTTTAGAAGTCAAAGTTTCAGAGATGGGGGATTGCTTAATGCAGGCGAGTTCCTCTTCAACGGAATTAAAGTAAACATTTTCCTTGCGAAGCAAAGAAAGAGCTTTCATCCAGAATAGTTCTGTATCTTGCTGATGAACAAACACCTTTTTGCTTTGAAATATATGGGAGACCCTGTGAGTGGTCGAGGTTTCAGATCGGATTTGGAAACGTTTGCTAAAAAGTTTAAGTGAGGATTCATCCTCAAAATTTTTACGATTAGGTAGAAGGATTTTATTGCAGATCACTTCTTGTGTTACCGAAAGCCCGCCAATGCGGCAAAGATAGGAGCGGATTGTATGCCATAAATTGCCGTTATTTTTTTGGGAAGCATGAGGGGAATTGAGATCTATTAAAGCATTAAAGTTTTTAATAGTGGAAAAAAAGCGTTGGGCTAGAGCTTGGTGAGTGGGGGAACCTTGCTCAAATTTATAAATGTAAGGATAGTGTTTTTTCAAAATGCTAATGGCGTTGAGCAATTCGTCTTGCTTTTCTTTTCGAATTCGATTGTGCTTTTTTCGGATTTTTTCGGAAAAAATCGAAGCAATGCAGGAGCTAAGCAAACCCACTTGTTCTTTGATCCGATGCGTTCTCCCTGCGATGAATGGGGGAGGATCTAAATGGTAGACATGGGGGAATGGTTCTTGGGCATTTTGAGCCGTAAACTCTTCAAGTTTAGTCAAAGCTGCATCGACCGCTACAGCGGGGTCAAAGGCTGGAGGAGGGCCTTCAAATCTTTCACTCATCGTAAATCTTCCATAAAGTTCAGCAGAAATGACTGCCTTTATTAAATATCAAGTTTTGATTAAGCTCAATAAAGGAAAAAAATTACGTTTCCAGTTCAGGTAAGGGTTTTCCAGCTGGGGCTTTTAGTTTTACGGATGTCCCTGAAACAATTTCACAGGAGTTTTTAACTTCAAAAGCATTTTCGACAGAAATCAGGTCCCCTCTGCGCAAAAAGTCAAAGGCCCTCGATTCTGCGGGATGTTCTGTTAGGCGAGAAGAAAGGGATTTTTTTCCTCCTGTGCCACAAAGATAATATTTTTTCCCTTGAAAAGAGTCAACTGGGGGGCTAATAATGCGATAAAGAGCGTGTTCTGTCCCCAAATTAGGCCATGCTGCTTGAGGGCTTCTCAAGATAAGATAAGACATTTTAAGTGAGCTTAGATTAATTTGAGCCGCACGTTGGAGTTCTTTAATGAGATAAGGTTTTTCAAATTCTCGCTGGGCATAACAAGGGCTATTGCTCGTTTGCAAAGCGGGACATTCCCCTTGCCACACACAGGGAGCTTGAATAGGAACTCTCTTCTTTACCATGGAATCGCGGATTTGAAGAATACGGTTATTAGACTCTCCAAAGGAGCTAGCTGCGATTAAAAGATATCCTTGAGGAGTTAAGAGATTGAGAAGAGAATCTAAAAATTGATGCTGCTTTTCGAGGCTCCCTTTGATAGAGATAGGAAAAAGCTCCTCTAGACAATGTCCCAAGATAATGCAATCAAACTCCCCGGAAACAGGTAAAGAAGAGGGGCATTCCCATTTGCGAATTTGGATAGGAAATCCGTAGCGTCCAGCAATTTCGCCAGCAAGTTGTAAAGCTGTTTGATTTTGATCTAAGGCAAAAACTTCACTTGCTCCATGCTTCAAAGCTGCAAAAGCAAAGGGGCCTGGTCCGCTGCAAAGGTCCAAGACGCGCCGTAGAGAAGTAGGGAATTCCCCCATTAAGGATAATGCTTGCTGGTAGTGTACCACCCATTGATAGAGCAAATACGCCCCCAAAAGCTTGGGCTCTTCAAAATAATGCTTTTTAGAAGGAGTACCTGCGTTGAAAGCTTCTTGTAAATTTGCAATTGCCTCGACGACGCTGCGAAATTCTCTTGTTTGTAAGCGATCAGAAGGTCCGGCAATTTTATGAAAACGGCGCCATGTTCCAATTAAAAGAGGAATTAAAGTTTCGAGATCAGCTTTTGGAATAGGTTTTCTTTTCATAGCTTTGGGTCCGTTTATTCAAAAAGGAGGGCTTGCTCGCGAGCGGTCATTTCCCTCCATTCGCCGGGATGTAAGGAGCCAAGGCGAAGCTCACCGATCCTAATCCGGGTTAATTCTAAGACTGGAAGCTTTGCAGATTCCATTAAAAGGCGAATTTCTCTTTTTTTTCCTTCCGCAATCGTAATTTTTAAAGTGCCACGCCTAACTTTTGTCACTCGGATAGGGCGGACGAATGTTTGCTCGACAAGAGTTCCGCTTGATAAGGCGCTTAAATGTTCAGCTTCTACCTCTACATTTGTCCTAACTAAGTATTCTTTGGGGATATTTGCAGACGGATGAATGACTCGATTAGCGAAGTGGCCATCGTTGGTGACAATAAGGAGCCCTCCTGTGTCTTTATCTAGCCTTCCGACTGTAAAGAGTCTCTCTTTGACATCTTTGAATAAGTCCAACACAATTTTAGCATCTTTGTGCCGTCTATTAGAGCAAATATAGC
The Parachlamydia sp. AcF125 genome window above contains:
- the scpB gene encoding SMC-Scp complex subunit ScpB; amino-acid sequence: MTNEINLFEPTLEKTCIAPITPRAEAAKAAEDKYDREQQLHMRRKIKQIVEALLFASSEAISFNKMREVLESFYPIKPRMLREIIEQLQEEYISQGRAFRLEEIAQGFVLRSCEEFAPYIQMLFRHKRSEKLSQAAAEVLAIIAYRQPITRPQIDAIRGVDSSGTLVNLLERELIEPVGKLEAPGRPTLYAITQHFLTYFGLRDLKDLPQLDLDAKK
- the rplU gene encoding 50S ribosomal protein L21, producing MKMYAIIKTGGKQYRVAKDATIDVELLDATPGSVVEFREVLLVNDGASTTVGQPHVPNYVVKGEYLETVLGEKVVSVKYKPRQNQRRKFGHRQKYARIRITQIAAV
- a CDS encoding methyltransferase domain-containing protein — its product is MKRKPIPKADLETLIPLLIGTWRRFHKIAGPSDRLQTREFRSVVEAIANLQEAFNAGTPSKKHYFEEPKLLGAYLLYQWVVHYQQALSLMGEFPTSLRRVLDLCSGPGPFAFAALKHGASEVFALDQNQTALQLAGEIAGRYGFPIQIRKWECPSSLPVSGEFDCIILGHCLEELFPISIKGSLEKQHQFLDSLLNLLTPQGYLLIAASSFGESNNRILQIRDSMVKKRVPIQAPCVWQGECPALQTSNSPCYAQREFEKPYLIKELQRAAQINLSSLKMSYLILRSPQAAWPNLGTEHALYRIISPPVDSFQGKKYYLCGTGGKKSLSSRLTEHPAESRAFDFLRRGDLISVENAFEVKNSCEIVSGTSVKLKAPAGKPLPELET
- the obgE gene encoding GTPase ObgE, which produces MFFDRVVVNISAGKGGNGVIAWRREKYIPKGGPCGGNGGNGGSVILEADIQLSSLEWFRNRRILKAENGVQGGANCRKGRNGQDLILKVPCGTLVKDIQTGEVLHDLKENGQKIVLCKGGKGGRGNDSFKTPTNRAPNICTEGQKGEACEIEFELKLIADVGLVGYPNAGKSTLISTLTFLRVKIAPYPFTTLHPNIGYIQLPDYKRIFIADIPGIIENAHANRGLGFEFLRHIERTKLLLFVLDASGIDGRNPVDDYRVLRQELEAYNPELLKRPYLVILNKIDTVESEEHLQKFHQEYSLPSNNLFEISATEKLGIAELKEAIVARVSALNLPE
- a CDS encoding pseudouridine synthase, producing the protein MDKTKQRLSKVMAAAGVASRRACEALIFEGCVTVNGQITLIPQTLVDENDVIICKGHTIGKKQNKVYYILNKPVGYICSNRRHKDAKIVLDLFKDVKERLFTVGRLDKDTGGLLIVTNDGHFANRVIHPSANIPKEYLVRTNVEVEAEHLSALSSGTLVEQTFVRPIRVTKVRRGTLKITIAEGKKREIRLLMESAKLPVLELTRIRIGELRLGSLHPGEWREMTAREQALLFE
- a CDS encoding S41 family peptidase; amino-acid sequence: MPIYTRFFLLLIFVSSPLFSTDHELLQATDVNKVMQNILQQHVSQKKMSEQILKASFKVYIDQFDPDRVYLLGSESNPFLNLSDKQSQQFLQNYYKNDFSAYYRLNAVIQSSILRARKIRQNLMENPKQLFLYQHTEEAKSEWEDPDLKRSFAQGVEELANRLKQDIIRFINSEIHHYGAAKVQKNEKAVLAFYESKLREKEEKYLFQTTTGRDLTKAERENLLVTHILKALSRSLDAHTTFYDAAEAYEMKMRLEKGVIGVGLVPQETEDGMIVARIIPNSPAAKHGQIQLDDQIIKINGKEIANQSYDQVMHSLQAKPGTAISMVLKKPASPDNNYISSVYPVTLTSEAISIDEGRAETSYEAVKDGIIGVISLNSFYQGIHGINSEHDMRNALNQLSQQGKLRGLILDLRENSGGFLNQAVKVAGLFITNGVVVISKYSSGEERFYRDMDGKTYYNGPLIVLTSKATASAAEIVAQALQDYGVALVVGDEQTYGKGTIQSQTVTDNKGSSYFKVTVGKYYTVSGKTPQIQGVKADILVPSQFSQENIGEEFLEHPLTQDTISSVYDDLLEDIDPNLKPWYLRYYSPTLQHKIRTWRAMLPVLRKNSAQRLAHNSQYQKFLTNQDDLSKVTTLSSDSKIPPINAKDLQLVEGLNILKDMIDLQSLSKPAKVPPKGDKIASGL
- a CDS encoding thioredoxin family protein produces the protein MALFLMIGTVNFASDISPKAFSVEGKTISPIEEIGEQNFSIKIEKGYVVVEFFAHWCGSCQAFEPIFTKVAQDMQESVTFYKVDIDTSWSLVEQYGVENIPTLIIFRGGIEASRHASEMAEESLREFILANF
- the rpmA gene encoding 50S ribosomal protein L27; protein product: MAHKKGQGSTRNGRDSHSKRLGVKVGSGQLVKAGSILVRQRGTKWHPCKNVARAKDDSLFALADGIVTFRKTYKTFVSIETGA
- a CDS encoding MFS transporter — translated: MNLISNNPLIYAIETRKAFIWSRLLRTPFWAIYSLIPFILYRDFHATPLQIAAATAIKPMASLLSVYWSFSINQRRDRLRANIIWANILSVLPFFLFPWVSSPWLIIAAFGWFMFLHRGVMPAWMEVLKLTLPGVSRERLFAYGTTIGYVGDACLPFLIGGLLDGYEQAWRWIFPLTAFISLASVIFLYRISVPPEKIGRPLQPPVPITRKLAEPWIHAWSLVCRRPDFRDFQIGFMLGGAGLMIMSPTFPIFFMDILHLSYTELAIAVAFCKGVGVAMTSRMWADWMNKVDIYRFSACVTFIATLFPLCLIAAQWHIAWLYFAYVIWGVMQGGSELSWNLSGPIFSKDEDSSAYSNVGVLAVGLRGCMAPSLAAILCSLFNPLFVLCLGGLFCLGATERMSVFSRKYFHTARENS
- a CDS encoding segregation/condensation protein A, with protein sequence MLGEEIILSYADCLVCRERITVSQETFEFENFTGSLEFLLHLIQKNEIDICEISLRHMTSQYLGKVKDWQDTQIDRGTDFIATAASLLWMKSKTLLPKHEQAEEEILEIEDPHFEIIHHLVDYCRFKEAAKELVERGEAQHAYSRGAEPSEVKKGMGLAHLSLTDLAALFQQALTKFSAQTKVVQEEVWRVSDKIRYLRIQLKEVARFLLGDLLACARSREELIVTFLAVLELMKLGELAVFKEVETNLIIMSSPSSTPDVH